A segment of the Prochlorococcus marinus str. MIT 9215 genome:
ATATCATGAATGACGAATTACAGTCTGCTTTGGCACTATGGAATTTTTGGAAAAATGATATTTTGAAATGTTTAAAAACAGCAACCCATGGCAAAAGATTGACAAGTCTTGGAGATTATGAGGATGATTTTAAATGTTGCTCTGAACTTGATTGCTTAGATATCGTTCCAGCTCAAGTTGAAAGAGGTGTGATTCGTGCCTCATGATTTACGAATTGGTTCACTAGGAGTAAAGTCTTGACTGATTTTTTGGTAGCTGCATTGCAAATTACGAGTACTTCAAATGTTGAAGCTAATTTTGTTGAAGCAGAAGAACAAATTGAATTAGCTTCTAGAAGAGGTGCTGAGTTAATAGGATTGCCTGAAAATTTTGCTTTTTTAGGGGAAGATGATGAAAAACTTAGATTAGCTTCTGAATTGTCAGAGAAATGTACAAATTTTCTAAAAACTATGTCACAAAGATATCAAGTATATCTTTTGGGAGGTGGGTACCCTGTCCCTGCGGGTGATGACAGTCATACTTTTAATAGGTCAGCCTTATTTGGTAAAGATGGACAGGTTTTGGCTAAATACGACAAGATTCACTTATTTGATGTTGATTTGCCAGATGGAAATTTATACAAGGAATCATCCACCATTTTATCGGGGGCAGAGTATCCACCTGTAGTAGATGTACCGGGTTTATGTAAAATAGGATTATCGATTTGTTACGACGTTAGATTTCCTGAACTTTATAGATATTTGTCTTCCAATGGTGCAGAGCTAATTATGATTCCCGCAGCTTTTACAGCATTTACTGGGAAAGATCACTGGCAAATCCTATTGCAAGCAAGAGCAATTGAGAATACTGCATATGTAGTCGCTCCAGCTCAAACTGGGATTCATTATGGGAGAAGGCAAAGTCATGGCCATGCAATGGTAATTGACCCTTGGGGTACAGTTTTATCTGACGCGGGGAAAACTCAGGGAGCTGCAATAGCACCTGCTGATAAAGAAAGAGTCAAGAAAATTAGGGAGCAGATGCCAAGCCTTAAACATAGAAAAAACAAATTATTTTCAAACTAATGATAAAGTTTTTAGGTAATAAACTTTTTCGTTATTTATCTGTTTTTTTATTTCTAAATTCCTCAACCCTTCCAATTAAATCTTCAAGTGCTCTTGCGGCATGGGCTATAAACACTAATGGTGTATTAGAGTTAAGAACGAAATTAAATACAAATTTAAAAGCATACTTTAAGAAGGCTAACCAAATATCTGGCGATAGATTTTGGGTAGATTTCCCAGGGGAATTAAAAAATCCCAGAACAATAAAAGGTAATGGCCCAATAAAAGAAATTAGATTAGGTAAACCAATTAAGGGTAAAACAAGACTAGTAATTGAATTTAAGAAAGATACTTATTTGAAACCTTTGACTTGGCGATTGGTTGGCTTAGATCAAAATAGGTGGAGAATAAAACTATTTGACCCAAAATATTCTTTTAAAAAGATCAGTGAAGGTCAAGTTTTTAAAAGAATAGGAAATATTAAAGAAAAACAAAAATCAATTTATGAGAAGGAAAGTAATTATCATTACTTAAAATTACCTGACGTAAAACGAAACAAATTTTCGGTTGTTATCGACCCCGGGCACGGAGGTCCTGATCCGGGAGCAATTGGTATTGGCGGTATTAGGGAAACAGATGTTGTACTTGAGGTTTCCAAAATAGTTAAAAAATTACTTTCTGAGAAAGGTGTCAATGTAAAATTAACCAGAAAAAATGAAATCGATTTGGATTTACCTCCAAGAGTCTCCTATGCTAACAACTCGGATGCAGATATCTTTGTAAGTATTCATGCAAATGCCTCAAGAGGTAAAAGAAGGGATATTAATGGATTGGAAACCTTTTACTATAGAGGTTGGAGAGGTAGATTACTTGCTAAAAAAATTCAGAAACAAATTCTAAGAGTTTCTCCTGGAAGTCCTGATCGAGGGGTTAAACAAGGGAGATTTTACGTAATAAAAAATACTAGAATGCCTGCAGTTCTTGTAGAAATTGGATTTTTAACGGGGAGATTAGATGCAAGAAGATTAGAAAAAACAACACATCGTAAAAGATTGGCTTATGCAATTTCAAAAGGCATTCTTGAATATCTGTATAAATTAGGGTGAATCTTAAAGTAGGTATATTTGATAGCGGTATAGGTGGGTTTACTATCCTTAACTCTCTTCTAAAAACCCGTAAAGATATAGAAGTTTTTTATTTGGCGGATACAAAAAGAATTCCTTTTGGCGGTAAAAATTTTGTAGAGATAAGGTTAATCGCAAAGGAAATTTGCAATTTTTTTGTTGATAAGAATTTGGATGCACTTTTAGTAGCTTGTAACACTACAAACGCATGTGCACTTGATATCATGGAAAATAATTTAAAGGTCCCCTGTTTTGATCTTATTAACTCAGTATCGGGGATAGTTGACAAACAAATAATTGGTGTCCTAGCAACACAAACAACTGTTAGGTCATCATATTACAAAAACGCTATAAATTCTAAAAAAGAGAATACGATAATATTTCAGCAAGAATGTCCGGAATTTGTATCAGAAATTGAAAAAGAAAAATTAAATCTTGATAAGTTAAATTATCTTTCAGATTTATACTTAAGACCATTAATAAATAAAAATATTGAAGAATTAATACTTGGATGTAGTCACTATCCTTTGATTTATGACTTTTTAAGAAAAAAATTAGATTCCAATATTACAATTATTGATCCATCGGTAGCATTAATAAAAAAATTTAATCAATTTTTTGATATTCCAAAAACTGCCTGTTATG
Coding sequences within it:
- a CDS encoding carbon-nitrogen hydrolase family protein; amino-acid sequence: MTDFLVAALQITSTSNVEANFVEAEEQIELASRRGAELIGLPENFAFLGEDDEKLRLASELSEKCTNFLKTMSQRYQVYLLGGGYPVPAGDDSHTFNRSALFGKDGQVLAKYDKIHLFDVDLPDGNLYKESSTILSGAEYPPVVDVPGLCKIGLSICYDVRFPELYRYLSSNGAELIMIPAAFTAFTGKDHWQILLQARAIENTAYVVAPAQTGIHYGRRQSHGHAMVIDPWGTVLSDAGKTQGAAIAPADKERVKKIREQMPSLKHRKNKLFSN
- a CDS encoding N-acetylmuramoyl-L-alanine amidase, whose product is MIKFLGNKLFRYLSVFLFLNSSTLPIKSSSALAAWAINTNGVLELRTKLNTNLKAYFKKANQISGDRFWVDFPGELKNPRTIKGNGPIKEIRLGKPIKGKTRLVIEFKKDTYLKPLTWRLVGLDQNRWRIKLFDPKYSFKKISEGQVFKRIGNIKEKQKSIYEKESNYHYLKLPDVKRNKFSVVIDPGHGGPDPGAIGIGGIRETDVVLEVSKIVKKLLSEKGVNVKLTRKNEIDLDLPPRVSYANNSDADIFVSIHANASRGKRRDINGLETFYYRGWRGRLLAKKIQKQILRVSPGSPDRGVKQGRFYVIKNTRMPAVLVEIGFLTGRLDARRLEKTTHRKRLAYAISKGILEYLYKLG
- the murI gene encoding glutamate racemase encodes the protein MNLKVGIFDSGIGGFTILNSLLKTRKDIEVFYLADTKRIPFGGKNFVEIRLIAKEICNFFVDKNLDALLVACNTTNACALDIMENNLKVPCFDLINSVSGIVDKQIIGVLATQTTVRSSYYKNAINSKKENTIIFQQECPEFVSEIEKEKLNLDKLNYLSDLYLRPLINKNIEELILGCSHYPLIYDFLRKKLDSNITIIDPSVALIKKFNQFFDIPKTACYEGLSYENVEFFVTSKRDEFSSKVKFWLGINKEIRLVNLRSNV